Proteins encoded in a region of the Candidatus Moanabacter tarae genome:
- the mrdA gene encoding Peptidoglycan D,D-transpeptidase MrdA produces MFEIHRNYDPRLRIFYLIFGILFCVLIAMLAFRQLVKGGEYRDEEKRQSLRRILIPGPRGNIYDREGRLLVGNRPRFSAVVYLGELRPEFRSKYIEMVIEARQRSESIDRYELNIEARRQVVQGYLDLINEILDREETVSRHEIERHFRQNLLLPFPLIADLHPDQYARLIELIPVESPIQIQTGSTRYFPYGSAACHTIGFVGSTWEVSEDGLPGADLTTLTFKGNEGRTGIEYHFDKHLQGSTGGEFWIVDPSGFQYKQTAFKLPLKGNNLSLTIDIDLQTVAEREMGNRVGGIVALDVKTGEVLVLASKPNFDLNRLSPFIPNRVYREITASGAWLNRAVSGLYPPGSTFKIVTATAGLTSGAITASTEFECHGELKVGKRNFVCRNHKEHGEFSLDWALLKSCNVYFYRLGLKTGVDMISQTALSFGLNQPTGIELPNETKKMIIPDRKWKQSRRYDRWYPGDTANLSIGQGYLRVTPLQFACLTASLARGETRTQPTLIFDQARDHRAIDHGGKPIPLPSEEYRRIIDGMEQATLVGSARLARIPGLRIASKTGTPQVIVKGKTLSFGAFIAFAPIEDPQIALSVFIEATSRDDQYSGGITAAPIGRAILEAYFEKKEKRLKVAGL; encoded by the coding sequence ATGTTTGAAATCCACAGAAATTATGACCCGAGACTGCGGATTTTCTATCTTATTTTCGGGATTTTATTTTGTGTCCTCATCGCGATGCTCGCCTTTCGCCAACTGGTGAAAGGGGGAGAATATAGAGATGAGGAGAAACGACAAAGCCTCCGCAGAATTCTTATTCCAGGACCTAGGGGCAATATCTACGATCGAGAGGGACGACTCTTAGTTGGGAACCGGCCCCGCTTTTCCGCAGTAGTTTACCTAGGGGAATTGCGCCCTGAATTTCGATCTAAATACATCGAAATGGTTATAGAAGCTCGGCAACGAAGCGAGAGTATAGATCGCTATGAACTTAACATCGAAGCGCGAAGACAGGTCGTGCAAGGATACCTTGATCTCATCAACGAAATTCTCGATCGAGAGGAAACCGTTTCGAGACATGAAATCGAACGTCACTTCCGGCAAAATCTACTCCTCCCCTTCCCCCTTATCGCCGACCTCCACCCTGATCAGTATGCCCGACTTATCGAACTCATCCCCGTAGAATCGCCCATCCAAATCCAAACTGGCAGCACCCGATATTTCCCCTACGGATCAGCAGCCTGCCACACTATAGGCTTCGTCGGTTCGACCTGGGAGGTCTCGGAGGATGGACTTCCAGGTGCTGATCTTACCACCCTCACATTCAAAGGGAATGAGGGCCGGACCGGTATCGAGTACCACTTTGATAAACACCTACAAGGCTCCACCGGAGGAGAGTTTTGGATCGTTGATCCCTCGGGTTTTCAGTACAAACAAACAGCGTTCAAGTTACCTCTAAAGGGAAATAATCTCTCCCTTACAATCGATATCGACTTACAGACCGTAGCCGAACGAGAGATGGGCAACCGAGTAGGAGGAATCGTTGCACTAGATGTTAAGACGGGCGAGGTTCTAGTTCTCGCAAGCAAACCCAATTTTGATCTTAATCGCCTGTCTCCTTTCATCCCGAACCGGGTCTACCGCGAAATCACAGCTTCGGGTGCCTGGTTGAATCGCGCTGTTTCCGGTCTCTACCCACCTGGATCAACCTTCAAGATTGTTACCGCAACTGCCGGTCTAACATCCGGAGCGATCACCGCCAGCACCGAATTCGAATGCCACGGAGAACTAAAGGTGGGAAAACGCAACTTTGTGTGCCGAAATCATAAGGAACACGGAGAATTCTCTCTCGATTGGGCCCTTTTAAAAAGCTGTAATGTCTACTTCTATCGGCTGGGATTAAAGACAGGCGTCGACATGATCAGCCAAACCGCACTCAGCTTCGGCCTTAACCAACCCACTGGAATCGAGCTTCCTAACGAAACAAAGAAAATGATTATTCCGGACCGAAAATGGAAACAGTCTCGACGCTACGACCGTTGGTATCCCGGAGATACTGCCAACCTATCTATCGGCCAGGGTTATCTCCGAGTGACGCCGTTACAGTTCGCCTGTCTCACCGCTTCCTTAGCTAGAGGCGAGACTCGCACTCAGCCCACTTTGATTTTCGATCAGGCCCGCGACCACCGAGCAATCGACCACGGTGGGAAACCAATACCTCTCCCATCGGAAGAATATCGGAGAATTATTGATGGAATGGAACAAGCGACCCTAGTGGGAAGTGCACGGTTAGCGAGAATTCCAGGACTTCGAATTGCTTCCAAGACCGGAACTCCTCAGGTAATAGTGAAAGGTAAGACCCTTTCCTTTGGGGCTTTCATAGCATTCGCTCCTATCGAAGATCCACAGATTGCTCTCTCGGTATTTATTGAAGCGACTTCGCGGGATGACCAATATAGCGGTGGAATCACCGCCGCGCCAATCGGTAGAGCAATTCTTGAAGCCTATTTTGAAAAGAAAGAAAAAAGACTAAAAGTAGCTGGGCTTTAG
- the phoD gene encoding Alkaline phosphatase D, giving the protein MKLRGYLTPLAAGLLVSLLTVHGANLRSGPMLGYSTMKEVLVWVQTDVPADVKIKYWEQDLPETAQFTDVVRTNKQTAFVAQCIADKVTWSRVYEYSVIIDGQKVIPRFRKGYAEKGPIPLSFQTQPRWRHAEAADFSPPDFSVALGSCAYFTEKGYNWEESKTPYGDHYEIFESIYEHDPDLMIWLGDQIYLREADWTSRTGIFHRYNHFRSFPYLRALFATVHQYAIWDDHDFGPNDIGRTFWNKEATLEAFKLYWGNPSYGFKDMPGITTFFNWGDANFYLLDNRYYRVAADDDPEPFGGPKSHHGKEQIDWLVETMRHQQGQDDFAYPSSFNIVVTGNQVLSDSPNPEGFRNYHSEWQYMIDRIIHAKIDGVIFLTGDVHFTEFSKEVHISGAKSSTPGNPGASYPFHDLTISPLTSAAFLDPWDNSYRVDIFPDSNDDFITKRNFAILDFKGPKSDRRIEIRIFDSEGNLINQKHDGKKGQIDGLWILKANDLKAPK; this is encoded by the coding sequence ATGAAATTGAGAGGTTACCTGACTCCCCTAGCAGCTGGATTACTGGTTTCGTTGTTAACTGTGCACGGAGCCAATCTTAGATCGGGCCCCATGCTCGGCTATAGTACAATGAAGGAAGTTCTAGTATGGGTGCAAACCGATGTTCCGGCAGACGTTAAAATTAAATATTGGGAGCAAGATCTTCCAGAAACCGCTCAGTTCACAGATGTTGTAAGGACAAATAAGCAAACCGCTTTTGTTGCTCAGTGTATAGCCGATAAAGTTACCTGGAGTCGCGTCTATGAATACTCTGTGATAATAGATGGACAAAAGGTTATCCCTAGATTCCGAAAAGGTTATGCAGAAAAGGGCCCGATCCCTCTCTCCTTCCAAACCCAACCCCGTTGGCGCCATGCCGAGGCAGCCGACTTCAGCCCACCTGACTTTAGTGTCGCCCTAGGTAGTTGTGCTTACTTCACGGAGAAGGGTTACAATTGGGAAGAAAGCAAAACCCCATATGGAGACCATTACGAAATCTTTGAATCAATCTACGAACATGATCCGGATTTAATGATTTGGTTGGGAGATCAAATCTATCTGCGCGAAGCGGATTGGACTTCAAGGACGGGAATCTTTCATCGCTACAATCACTTCCGTTCATTTCCATATCTCCGTGCCCTCTTCGCAACGGTTCATCAATACGCTATCTGGGACGACCATGACTTCGGGCCCAACGACATCGGTCGCACCTTTTGGAACAAAGAGGCAACTTTAGAAGCCTTCAAACTCTATTGGGGAAATCCATCATATGGGTTTAAGGATATGCCTGGAATCACCACTTTTTTCAATTGGGGAGACGCTAATTTTTATCTTCTCGACAATCGATATTATCGAGTGGCGGCGGATGATGATCCTGAACCTTTTGGAGGCCCGAAAAGTCATCACGGAAAGGAGCAAATTGATTGGCTTGTCGAGACAATGCGCCACCAACAAGGCCAGGATGACTTTGCCTATCCCTCCTCCTTTAATATCGTCGTTACTGGGAACCAAGTGCTCAGCGACAGCCCTAACCCGGAAGGATTTCGCAATTATCACAGTGAATGGCAATACATGATAGACCGAATTATTCACGCTAAAATCGATGGCGTAATCTTCCTCACAGGTGACGTGCATTTTACCGAATTCAGCAAAGAGGTGCACATCAGTGGGGCGAAGTCCAGTACTCCAGGTAACCCTGGTGCTTCCTATCCCTTTCATGATCTCACCATCTCACCTCTGACCTCAGCTGCCTTTCTTGACCCATGGGATAATTCTTACCGCGTCGATATTTTCCCCGACTCAAATGACGATTTCATCACCAAACGTAATTTCGCTATTCTCGACTTCAAGGGACCGAAAAGCGACCGTCGAATCGAGATTCGTATCTTTGATAGCGAGGGCAATCTGATTAACCAAAAACATGATGGGAAGAAGGGCCAAATCGACGGTCTCTGGATACTTAAAGCTAACGATCTTAAAGCTCCGAAATAA
- the lsrG gene encoding (4S)-4-hydroxy-5-phosphonooxypentane-2,3-dione isomerase produces the protein MYVIIAPIQIKEGKKAEFIQEMILDSKGSIENEPGCLTFDIIQDPDDLNRIWLYEVYEDEAAFKIHTETPHFIKWRDTVKDWSVECPVKTVIGGSKIYP, from the coding sequence ATGTACGTTATAATTGCTCCGATCCAAATCAAAGAGGGTAAAAAAGCAGAATTCATCCAAGAGATGATTCTCGACTCCAAAGGTTCAATTGAGAACGAACCCGGCTGCCTAACATTCGATATCATTCAAGACCCTGATGATCTAAACCGAATCTGGCTCTATGAAGTGTATGAAGATGAGGCAGCCTTCAAGATTCATACCGAAACTCCTCATTTTATAAAGTGGAGAGATACTGTCAAAGACTGGTCTGTTGAATGCCCAGTTAAAACTGTTATCGGCGGCTCTAAAATTTACCCATGA
- a CDS encoding 2-haloacrylate reductase, giving the protein MKAILIDEPGPPSALYVGEAERPEIGEKEILVRIEAAGVNRADAMQREGLYPPPLGASPILGLEMAGKVEEAGSACSKFQKGDSVFALLAGGGYAEYVAVDERLALPIPENMDFVKAAGIAEVFLTAYQALRWLAGIEKGNKVLIHAGASGVGTAAVQLVRYFDCSAIVTVGSTQKLEFCKSLGAAFATNYREEKFVDSVKRFTNNRGVDIILDFIGGDYFDRNLECLAPDGCLVMLALLGSKELRGVDVSKVLLKRLKIIGSTLRNRSLDYKVRLVKAFEKDCYKGFMTGELQPIIDRTVPFDEATDAHEYLEANRTMGKVILTGSLLA; this is encoded by the coding sequence ATGAAGGCAATTTTGATAGATGAACCCGGGCCGCCCAGCGCTTTATATGTTGGAGAAGCGGAGAGACCGGAAATCGGAGAGAAGGAAATTTTAGTCCGGATAGAAGCAGCTGGAGTGAATCGTGCCGACGCGATGCAAAGGGAAGGATTATATCCGCCACCGTTGGGTGCGAGTCCAATATTGGGTTTGGAAATGGCGGGCAAGGTGGAAGAGGCTGGTAGTGCATGCTCGAAATTCCAGAAGGGCGATTCGGTATTTGCACTGTTGGCCGGTGGTGGCTATGCAGAATATGTGGCTGTCGACGAGAGGCTAGCGCTCCCGATTCCGGAGAATATGGACTTTGTTAAAGCAGCTGGAATTGCCGAGGTCTTTCTTACTGCGTACCAGGCGCTACGGTGGCTGGCGGGAATAGAAAAGGGTAATAAGGTACTGATCCATGCCGGAGCAAGTGGAGTTGGAACGGCGGCTGTCCAATTAGTCAGATATTTTGATTGCTCTGCGATTGTAACAGTGGGGAGCACTCAGAAATTAGAGTTTTGCAAGAGCCTGGGAGCTGCATTTGCAACGAATTACCGAGAGGAAAAATTTGTAGATTCTGTGAAGAGATTCACCAACAATCGAGGAGTTGACATCATTCTTGATTTTATTGGGGGTGACTATTTTGATCGTAACCTTGAGTGCCTTGCGCCCGATGGTTGTCTGGTTATGCTCGCTCTTTTGGGAAGTAAAGAGTTAAGAGGAGTGGACGTTAGTAAGGTTCTACTTAAGCGTCTGAAAATTATTGGTTCAACCTTGAGGAACCGGTCACTTGATTACAAGGTTAGGTTAGTGAAGGCCTTTGAGAAGGATTGCTACAAAGGTTTTATGACCGGAGAATTGCAGCCCATCATTGATCGGACGGTTCCCTTTGATGAAGCGACCGATGCGCACGAGTATCTAGAAGCGAATCGAACCATGGGAAAGGTCATTCTAACTGGAAGTTTGCTTGCATGA
- the kdsD gene encoding Arabinose 5-phosphate isomerase KdsD, which yields MRDANRATGNSTVTRIIRAESEAISNIPEDNDFELALDLIYERVHRQNGKVITSGIGKAGHVALNLSSTFAATGTPATFLHPAEAQHGDLGLVHKNDILLLVSNSGKTRELLELVQLTRNLHADHPVMVITGNRESPLAKKAIVILYTGGPPEVCPLNLTPTSSITTMMVIGHILTILLMMKIEFPREAFYMRHHGGYLGSLAKAEKSD from the coding sequence ATGAGAGATGCAAATCGTGCCACTGGTAATTCAACCGTCACTCGGATAATACGGGCCGAGTCTGAAGCGATATCCAATATACCCGAAGACAATGATTTCGAACTCGCCTTGGATCTAATCTATGAGAGGGTTCATCGCCAAAACGGAAAGGTGATCACAAGCGGCATAGGGAAGGCAGGACATGTTGCGCTGAATCTCTCCTCGACTTTTGCGGCTACTGGAACTCCTGCAACTTTTCTTCATCCCGCTGAAGCACAACACGGGGACCTTGGGCTGGTTCACAAAAACGATATCCTGCTCCTCGTCTCAAACTCCGGGAAAACCCGAGAATTACTAGAACTAGTTCAGCTAACACGTAATCTGCACGCGGACCACCCCGTAATGGTCATCACCGGAAATCGGGAGAGCCCTCTTGCTAAGAAGGCAATCGTTATTCTCTATACCGGAGGTCCTCCAGAAGTCTGTCCACTTAATTTGACTCCCACCAGCTCGATTACGACTATGATGGTCATTGGGCACATCCTAACCATACTCCTGATGATGAAAATTGAATTTCCCCGTGAGGCTTTCTATATGAGGCACCACGGGGGCTATTTAGGCTCCCTAGCTAAAGCTGAAAAGAGCGATTGA
- the kdsA gene encoding 2-dehydro-3-deoxyphosphooctonate aldolase: MNHLFLIAGPCAIEDEQMPRIIAKKVKDLTDQLEIPFVFKASYRKANRTRLDSFVGLPRTVALETLGSIKEEFGVPVLTDVHESWECDEVAEYVDYLQIPAFLCRQTDLLIAAANTGKGINIKKGQFLSPDAVEFILEKIHSTGNSSIWLTERGSSFGYESLIVDMTGIPRMKEFGFPVVVDCTHSVQKPNQRSGVTGGDATHIETLALASVAAGADGLFIEVHPSPNHAKSDAASMLLLEKLEPLLVKAKKFFDLRKEEQ; the protein is encoded by the coding sequence ATGAATCATCTATTCCTTATAGCAGGACCGTGCGCTATTGAAGACGAGCAAATGCCTCGCATCATCGCGAAGAAAGTCAAAGATCTCACCGATCAACTCGAGATACCGTTTGTTTTTAAAGCATCATACCGTAAAGCGAACCGTACCCGCCTAGATAGTTTCGTTGGTTTACCCAGAACCGTCGCGTTGGAAACTCTAGGGTCTATAAAGGAAGAATTCGGCGTTCCAGTACTAACAGATGTCCACGAGAGTTGGGAATGTGATGAAGTCGCGGAGTACGTAGATTATCTACAAATTCCAGCATTTCTGTGCCGCCAAACCGACCTTCTTATAGCAGCGGCAAATACGGGGAAAGGGATCAATATTAAGAAAGGCCAGTTTCTCTCGCCTGATGCAGTAGAATTTATTTTGGAGAAGATCCACTCTACCGGGAATTCGAGCATCTGGTTGACAGAACGAGGCTCGAGTTTCGGATACGAATCTCTAATCGTCGATATGACGGGAATCCCTCGGATGAAGGAATTTGGATTCCCAGTTGTAGTTGACTGTACTCATTCTGTGCAGAAACCCAATCAGAGATCAGGTGTAACAGGCGGTGATGCAACCCACATTGAAACGCTAGCTCTTGCATCAGTGGCGGCTGGGGCTGACGGCCTATTCATCGAAGTTCATCCGTCACCGAATCATGCAAAAAGCGATGCTGCCAGTATGCTGTTGTTGGAAAAACTTGAACCACTTTTAGTAAAGGCGAAAAAATTTTTTGATTTAAGAAAAGAGGAGCAATAA
- the yggP gene encoding Mannitol-1-phosphate 5-dehydrogenase encodes MENPKISHLLSNNQSSMRALVLDGIGFTHSKVIDIPIPRPGPNELLARVDAAGICASLIKIIEQGANHPTIYGWDLSQFPLILGDEGSITLVEIGENLIDSYHSGERYTIQPAVYHAPIRHRERYRNHAQGVDKMGVGYTLPGFLAEYIIVGEEVLAANCLIPLPDDSLPYAHVAMAEPFSCVVASHEHHLHLVQVKATHPRKVTKGIKKNGITLIIGAGAMGRMHIDQALSAHPKAIIVSDLIQNRLDRAQLLFQLRAEQLGIELHFINPTKSNIKNLVNKVSDVQGADDVIVAVGAPEAVESGQHLVGRDGVLNIFGGLKSGNATVQLDANIVHYRETYVTGSSGGQIWDIVRSLELIASKDIDPSAHVTRIGDLYHAPTLIQQIKACELDGKAVIYPHRHSKEILSVDRWSADDETAYLSDSE; translated from the coding sequence ATGGAGAATCCTAAAATCAGTCATCTGCTTTCCAATAATCAAAGTTCCATGCGTGCACTCGTCCTCGATGGAATCGGCTTCACTCACAGCAAAGTGATTGATATTCCAATCCCGCGCCCTGGCCCCAATGAGCTTCTAGCCCGTGTTGATGCGGCCGGAATTTGTGCGTCACTGATTAAGATCATCGAGCAGGGCGCAAACCATCCTACCATCTATGGATGGGACTTAAGCCAATTTCCCCTTATCCTCGGCGACGAGGGTTCCATTACACTTGTGGAAATCGGTGAAAACCTCATTGATTCCTACCATTCAGGAGAGCGTTACACCATTCAACCCGCGGTCTATCACGCCCCAATCAGACATCGAGAGCGGTATCGCAATCATGCACAAGGCGTTGATAAGATGGGAGTTGGCTATACATTACCCGGGTTTCTGGCTGAGTATATCATCGTGGGTGAGGAGGTCTTGGCGGCCAATTGCCTCATCCCTCTCCCCGATGATTCCCTACCTTATGCCCACGTGGCCATGGCAGAACCGTTCTCCTGTGTCGTAGCCTCCCACGAACACCATCTTCACTTGGTTCAAGTAAAAGCTACCCATCCTCGCAAAGTGACAAAGGGCATCAAGAAGAACGGTATCACCCTTATCATCGGGGCAGGAGCAATGGGCAGAATGCACATCGACCAAGCTTTATCAGCCCATCCCAAAGCAATAATTGTTAGCGATCTAATACAAAACCGATTGGACCGCGCCCAGTTACTTTTCCAACTTCGGGCTGAGCAACTCGGCATCGAGCTTCATTTTATTAATCCCACAAAGTCCAACATCAAGAACCTCGTGAACAAGGTATCTGACGTCCAGGGCGCTGACGACGTCATCGTCGCTGTTGGTGCGCCCGAAGCCGTGGAGAGCGGTCAACACTTGGTTGGACGCGATGGGGTTCTCAATATTTTCGGAGGGCTGAAAAGTGGAAATGCAACTGTTCAGCTAGACGCCAACATCGTCCACTACAGAGAAACATACGTCACGGGATCCTCCGGCGGCCAAATCTGGGACATCGTCCGTTCCCTTGAGCTCATAGCCTCCAAAGATATTGATCCCAGCGCTCATGTCACTCGCATCGGAGACCTATATCATGCCCCTACCCTTATCCAACAAATTAAAGCTTGTGAGCTCGACGGAAAAGCCGTCATTTATCCTCACCGTCATAGCAAAGAAATCCTTTCAGTCGATCGTTGGAGTGCCGACGACGAGACCGCTTACCTTAGCGATTCAGAATAG